The Scatophagus argus isolate fScaArg1 chromosome 4, fScaArg1.pri, whole genome shotgun sequence DNA window AACTTTACATAATCCACTAGCTGCCCGTCTGTCTCAAAGTAATTCTGTAGCTTCATATTGCCCCCACAtaattcagaaacacaaacaatttaaCCACCAACAATTTCATTTGGACTACTGATTCAATTGTTGgttattttaaactttgaaataTGTCAATCACAATTTTCAATTCTTGAATTACATTCAATTTGctatcacagaaaacaaaggaaaccagcaaatatttgcaAGCCACAAGCTTTTGCTCGAACAACCTCTTTGTTTTAGAAGATTtatctgctgtcactgttgttgtcaGCTAATTATCAGTGAAAACCAGATTAACTGACCAAGTGTTTCACCAGTTAAAGTAACCATGATACGTCTATGAGTTTATAACGCGGCTTGTTATAAATAATTATGCAAATTCACAACTGATCTAAAACatctgagacaaaaaaaagcagctcaAACTACTAGCTGTTACAAGTATTTCTGCAACTGTAAAATACAACTTATTGTCCTTAACCAATTCATTCACACGAAAATGAAACCATGACGTTTCTACAAAAAGGATATGCAGTTTGTGTAAAAGTACAAGCTGTCTGGCtatgtttaaaaaacacacacacacacacacatacaaaaaaaaacaaaacccaacgTAAAAACGTTTTTAAACTGGAGAGGTTGGCGTCAAAATGAGTTCAACGGTGCCTTAACATCACCGAGGAGGAAAGAAACCACGACAAAATCACATTTACCACCAAATTCTGATGACAAAAGCGCGACAAGCCACAGCGTTTCCGTAACGCACgtaacataaacacattcaaatcGTTACTTTTGATGGCAGGTACCGAGTGCTCAGTCAGTCCACGTCGAACGTGTTAGCTGGTTGCCtcgtttgtctgtctttgtctttcccaACGGCTATAACGCTGCTACAGTGAAGTTATTCGGCCACTTCAGTGAGGGAGTGATAATACCTTCATATTGTTGATGAATTACGGTGGCTGACAAAACaccacgacacacacacacgtacacaaaaaAAGCCACCGACCCGATTTAGTCGTCGGTGAGCGGCTCACTGATGTCGACAGAAAGAGTAAACAAGACTGAAACAACAGTCGACCTAGCATAACGCTTTATTGTATCGGTTCATTGTATCGTCTTCAACCGTTGGACAataagacacaaaaaaacagcagttaagTCAGAGTATTGTTCCTCACCTGCGAGATACAACACGGAGTACACATTGTGGGGTCGGGGAagtgacaataaataaaaaaaaccgTTTCAGATTAAGACGAGTTCGTCGCTTCCTCAGCCGCTTTCTTCTTCCAGTCCCCACCacgaccagcagcagcagcagcagcacaagcacCAGCCAGAGCACAGGGAGAGCGACGCGGCtgctgtccctcctcctcctcctcctccaccccgcCTGACCGCTGCCTGCCGTCGCCGCCgctgtctctccttcctcccgTCCCTCCTCCCACTGCACATCACCAACAAAAAGCCAAAGCGCCTCAAACGCAGTAACCTCCACTCATACAGcctgaaacaacacaaattaaGATCATTATTTGCTCTAAATATTGCTACTGCcataagatgtttttttttcctatggaTGCTGTCTAAGAGAGATAAGCTGATGCTGTGAACCTTTAGGCATGATGAGAGCATCGAGGAAGCTTAAGGGAGTGCAGGCGGTTATTTTACAGTTATTAGGGCACTTGAATGTTACATTATGACTTTACATgtgatttaaatatttcatggcATTCCACTCCTccacagcagaaagaaagaagtacTGCTTGGATGTCCAGTGATCTggatcaaaatgaaataatcattTGACACTTATTGATAATAGGTGTAAAAGTTCTTATAATCTTAATGAAACCTGACTAACATCCGCTAAATTTATATGAGACAATGTCTGTCATTACATGTGGAGCAGTTTTATTTCATGGCCTTGCTAAAACTAATTCCAACAGCTGTAATGACTACCATTGATTAATTCTAATTGTTAATGTAATAGCCAATAGTTTAGCCAAAATTTTAAGTAGCCAAATTTTTGTCCCCAAGTAGTCAAAAGCAGCAACAGACTAGTGAGACCAACTTGCCCCAGAATAGTACATACAAGTGCTCAGCCTACAGAGATTTGGGAGACACTAAAAAATACTGTTgcatttgtgaaatatttgtcaGGTGTAAGGACAACATCTTACACCACATTGCAAGCAAAGAAGTTTTGTCTTCACTGAGAAAAGAAGAATGTTTGACCAGAAAATGTAGTCCCTAAAAAACACGAGACAACCTTCATCTTCCCTCCCACACAACAATAACTGCGCACACTGGGATCTTTTGATTAAATTCTGCGTTACATAAGGCTCCACGCCGTATTATTCACTCAAGGTCTTCATCATCCTGATCAAGTTCCATCCACATGCATATCGTACTGATTCAGACATATGAGCAAGTACTCACgttccctcctccaccaccaccaccacaaacCCTGTGCTCATATTCTGTAACAGCATGTGGGCCGCGTGTTTGTTCAAGCAGTGGCCAATTCAACAGCCTGTAAAAGAGCCTGAGCTGATAAGGCTGCTACTGTATCTCTCCATTGCTGTGCTGCTATTTGCCAAATGTGTCATCTGACCCAGTCatgcaacactgacacacactgtactCACCCACCACTGCCACAGAAAAGTCAGTGTCCCCTTTTCAGTGCTGTATTGTGAACATTTATAAATAGGTGTGAAACACAATGAACATCCACTTTCGGAACTTTTGGTGGACGATGACCTCAAACCCATGAACGTCTCTGCTCAGACCCAAAATGTGGTCGCGCTTAATAAGTGGACGTTGAAACTTCCACAGatatgtttggttttctttgtaaatgtaaaaaatgtaaaataaatcagacaCAACTTAAGGGATCTCATTGCTGATATGCTCATGCTCTCCCCACCTccgtcgtcttcttcttcttctaatctGATCCTGTTTGACAGAAAACCAAAATGGGCAGCAGCAACACCCTCCAGAGCATCAGACCTCCACCATGTCAGACTGCGTTGGATCAGAGTAACGCTGAAGACAAGGGACAGGGGGGCAAAAATATGTCCAGTGGCACATTGTGACTTGACTCTGTCAAGCCTAGCGTCACCCTGTCTGCTGTGAAGACAGGGTTTATgccacatgaacacacacagtcagacaagTAAACAAAACCACAACTATATTTCTGTCCACAAATATTCAACAAGTGAAAAGGTAGACCGTGTGAACACTTATAACATGAATGCAGTCTCTATTCTGTGTGTGATTTCACTGTACATTAGTTTAATTTACAGCCTCAGATTTTGTCTCATTCATAAGCAGCAGAAAACTCCCACATCTGCATATGCACCATTTATTGGTTTTAcctacaaaacataaaaaatacatatacatgaAATTTATCAGGTTTGCTAGTTTGGTTGTTCTCAACAGTCACATAAATAGACAGATTTCAACAGGCTCCCAGAGCTTAGGCATCATTGAAATGAAGAAAGATCAGAGCCAACACTACTGACCAGACAGTCTGTGTTGTACATCATTCAATGGGATTCTGAGAACAGCAGCATCTTGAATACTTCAAGTGTATTTCTCAAATGACCTAACAGCTACAATCCCTAAAATGTCCTGAAGTCAAGCACATCCGAGACACCCGCCCCTCTTCACtggttttgactttttttttctctccattccAGTGGATAATCCTGAGCAACACGGGAAAGCTGAGCCATGCGGGGGTGAAGATGGTGATCATCCGATTTACCAGGTCCCATCTCGTCAGAAAATTagcttcttcttcatcatcacagctgaaaataacaTCAAGACTGTAGTTACGAAAGTTATAAAATACGCCTCGCAAAAATTCAGGCAAACACAGTATATATACTACATGTGCAAGTAAAACAGACCTATAATGAACAATCTGCTAACCACTGAAGTTTCCATCTACTGGAAGTATTCATAAATTCTCTCAGTAATACACTGCAGCTTAGAGGATAGCGTACAGTCAACCCATATATTTTCCAAACcacaggaggagctggaaaactTTGAACCGCCCAGTAACACCAAGGTCCTCCTTCAGTAAAACACACCCTACCACAATCTACTAAACtgtctgcacgtgtgtgtgtgtgtgtgtgtgtgtgtgtgcatgtttgtgttccACTTCACTATATTCTAAATTTCTAACTGCAGTTTAACCTGCAGCCAACTCCCTTTGAATTGGTACGTTCAGTCAAGGGGTGTTCTAGGTTtatgacagcagtgtgtttaaCCACGCAAACACATGAGGAACAGTTCACAAGGCTGGAATTCACAACCTGCTGGATGGAAGTTTGGTCTGAGGGGGAAGTTctaaaaatttaatttcaaaatcagCCTCAAAAATTTTTGCAGGAACTTTCCCTTTTTTGCAGCTAAAGCcacaaaaaacaagtttttaatCATAATATTGACCAGCTTTATTTGACTATGGGCATATCAAAGTAGTATAGATGTATAAACTGTAAAGTAAATATACTTGACTGTTTATGGGATTATGGGTACATGTAACAACTACAAGCTAATATGTGTTGATTACTTGTGTCCAGGCCCTCGATTTTCCTCTTGAGTCCGCCTGTTTCCTTCTCCCTCAGAGCCTCGACTGAACAGTTGGGTCGGGGAAGTTGGGGACCCGGAGTGGGACCAGGTCGATTACTGAAGTACCTCATCTTCAGGGCCTGGAGGACAACAGACATGAAAGACGTATGAACATGTCATGCATCCATTAGAATGTGtgcatttaaacataaaatatgtgtgtCAACAGTTAATTGTAGTCTTAAATACTTGCACACAATTAACCTTAATAAACTACTCGGGTAATAAGATAGTGAGAATAGCTACTGTGCTTTAGTGGTGTGTTACCTGTGCAGCTGTGGTCCTTGTCAAGGGGTTAAAGGTGAAGAGGCCTTGTAGCAGCTCTAGTAAGTCGTCTCCCGCTGCACTAAATATATGTTCCAGAGGTGTGCCAGGAAATACTTTGAAGGCCACATAGTCTGGCAGACTACTCACCCCCTGTAGAGATATTTGACAAGTAACTGTTAAGAACAATCCTCACATGAgctaagtttaaaaaaaaaaacactaggAAAAAAACAGATACCAACAGGCCACGTCTCTTCTGTGGGCGTCCCGAGAGCCTCAAAGATCTTAGTCAGCTGGTCAAGATCAGAGTCTCCAGCAAGGAAAGGTATCTACAGCAAAagagacatacagtacagagaCATTAGCAAGGAGATACAAAAGTAAGAGCATCCCTGATTACTGTATGAATCTCTTTGAAGTGAGGTTTTGTGTACCCGAAGGAGTAACTCTGCCAAGATACATCCCACTGCCCACATGTCGACACCCACACCGTACATCCTGGCACCAAACAGGAGCTCAGGAGAGCGGTACCACCTGGGAAAAAGCATCAAtcaacagagagacagagaattaAGCTTTACGACTCTTAGACAGACATACAGTGCACTCCTCTTCTAGCGTTTAACTCAAACGAAACCTCCAACACTTTCTTTAATAGCCAAGAGAAGATGAGGTTTGCTGCTTTccattcatttaatttcactATGTACTGTCATACACATCTTAACAGGTGGTAAATGCATCTCCTCATGCCAGAGTTTTAGCTgttcattaatattaatacaaaTAAGCATGTGAGTAGTTATTTATCTAAATGGATTCAGATACACTGCTGAGAGATTCCCAACGAGtgtaagaaaaacacagtggaaTATATGGAAAAGTTAAAATCTGCCTTTTTAACCAAATAAGGTGGACAAAAAGAACCGACCGTGTAACAACTTGGTGTGTGTAGACTCTGTTGGGGCTACCGAACGCTTTGGCCAAACCGAAATCAGCCAACTTCAACACTCCGTTGCCGTCTAACAGCAGATTATTGGGCTTCAGATCCTGGAAATACAAGAAGCAAAAAGTACATTactgactgcatgtgtgtgttggtgtgcacatatgtgtgtgtgtgtgtgtgtgtgtgtgaggagtttAAGTGCCCTTACCCTGTGTAGAACCCAGTGTTGATGCATATACTCTAATCCCTGCAGAGTCATAAGGATGTAGGCTTTGATATTAGCTGGAGTCAGGACTAGGCTGGTGTCTTTGATGAtcacctaaaaaaaacaaaaacaaaacaagaaaaaaaaaaaaacacaaaaaagaaaacaaagaagattAAGTAAAGCTGGATATCTGACAATCAACAATCTTCATCCATTACCTCATGTTTTTACATATATGTAGGCTACACTTTCAAAGTGAACTTACACTTTTCAGAACAGATAAGATAATTAAAGACAACTGGGATATATCTCTGTGAAGATGTGGACACAGCTGGAGCCAAGCTAGATGTTACAGTTCAGATCCAACCTCTCACCCAGTACCTCCACTGTTCCACCAGCTCCAGAAATACTGACTTAAGTTTCCTTTTATGTAATgttaaggacaaaaaaaaacacccaacaTCTGTAGCTGATAAACTCATACAGCCAAATGTAAGCGTGTGGCCTAAGATATACTTTCAACAGCAATATGAGCCTCATGTTTCATCCTGATGTCTGTCCTGTCTGACTGCTGCCTACGAGCCGCTAATGGCATCAACTTATTGTGAGAGCCAAGAGCAAagtgatattgatttttttttttatgcatgcTTATCTTGTTTTGCTCGGTTCTATTAGTGTCTGTCATATCGGTGGTTGGCGCCCGTCTGGAGCCTTGCATGTTATGAGCaaatcagaggaggaggtggggaaaAGTGTAAAAGCTTTAGTGACCTTGCAGAACCACCTCATGGTTAGTTGAGGGCACTCACACAGCTATCTTTATCACCCAGGTCATATTTTCCATGCTACTCTGTATGTCATCTAACCTTCCACCAATGCACCTCTCAATCAGCTCCTTCAGTTCTTCGATCATTCTTCGTCCTGCTCAGCCATTATGTCATTATACACAGTGTTATGAACATAACGGCAAACAAATTACCATCAGTTTTCACACAACTTAAGTAGATGTCTGTCCAAGAGCAAGATGAAACCCAGTCTTTAAAAATTTCATCCAGTGGCTCACTAATGAAATGCAACCAAATGTTCTTTTGCATTGCCTttcaaacatataaacatattaaACTCCCATCAAAGGAAATCACTAAGGGAATGTGGACGAGGCAAAGACAAAAACCCTTGCACCTCAGCGAAATGAAATTTAGAGCAAATTtctgcaaagacagacagacattatttttttcaaaggcAATACACTGTCTCACCTCCAGATCTGTTTCCATGAAATCAAACACCAGGCTGATGTTAGATTTGTGTCCAAAGGCATCCAGCAGCTACAAATACACAGCACAAGAAATGTTAACGCTCATTtcagctaagctaagctaattcGTTTCCCCTTACAAGTATAACCACTAACATATAAGTGTGAAGATACAAACATATTCTGACATGATGAGTGTTCATCTACCCCAATTATATTTGGATGATGCAGTTCTTGCAGCAGTTTGATCTCTCGGAGAGCAGTCCTGTTAATACCTATTGAAAGGAAATTATCGTTATGGTGGCTGACGAGAGTCTACACTGtggtaaaaacatgaaatgtgcgCTAGTACGTAGTCATAGATTACCATCTTTAGCCTCAGTTCTGTGGCCAACCTTAATCTGACagacagaataagaaaaagaaatcagctCGTTGTTAAAGATCAGCATAGCATACAGATGCTAACAAAAGACCACAATCGGGTAAATTTCTTGTACCTTTTTAATGGCAACTATGGTGTCAGTCGTTTTGTCTCTGGCTTTGTACACTGTGGCAAACtagagaggagaagcagagagcagTAAGTCCAGAAACACAGGTGGGAAGcatattttttccactttcactgctgctgtgagcaCAACAGCATGAACCAGCGACGCTTTGTTGACATTAACGACCAGCTAACGCTTGTTAGCTTGCTATCAAACTTTCCGCTAAAACAGGCAGAAACTGTAGGAGAGGAACGTAGACAGATATAAATCTAAAGACCGAAATCATTTCTATTCGTCTAAACCCACCTGACCCTCTCCGAGGAAATCCAGTTTCTCGTATCGTTTAGATCTGGATTTAACTTCAAGCGCCATGACGGCTAACTGTCATTAGGACACACTTCCTGCTTTGTTAAAGGTCCGCAGGTACTTTTTCCGGGTTAAATGAGGTTTTACATTGACCAACGGCGCCACCTACCGGTTGAGTTTGTCCATCACCGAGAACATGATCAACTTAACATGGTCAACTCTAGCTAATATAAGCAGCTGAttaattatatttcatttttaggtTTACAATGAATTGCTTTACacaaatatctatctatctattttgAATGTCCTGCAGCAccacaaaatgtcagtgtttcccTAGAGCACAttatcacagaaacacaacaacaactatTACTACTGCCACAACTCCTACTACTGCTAATGATGACGAAGTATTTGGTATATTACAATTAGTATGACTTTTTGAGAACATAAGCAGCAGGTTTAGCTGAAAAAGTCCAACTTATGCTGCATTTTGATGCAGGCTATtttactgaatttatttttagattcaaAGAGAATTGTTCATCTCCAACATGCCTGTTacctttgttttcactgtacattttattatacattattatgttatgtaagactactattactactattactactaataataataatgataacaataatacGGTAACAGTTTTATATAttagactaaaaataaaatctcaacaCAGATCTAATCTGTAGATACTTGGGACATTTCACAGCTATGATgcaatatgtgtgttttgttcctgGAAGTTtgccttcttcttttcttctctctctctcctttttctttttttaagcagtTAGCAGTTTGACGTTGGTCTCTTGGGAGTCTCTTCTGTCAGTTAGGAAGGTTTTGTGATCCATGCACCGCTGAACACATCTCTACATCCCATCTCCATACATAGCAGATACCCTCACATCCCACAGGATTAGGCATGGCTCCTCTCCTTTGACCCTCCCTggttcactcacacacacaaacacacactcatactctctctctctctctctctccactgactttcattttcatgttaagTTTGACAAGAGGAGTGTGAAGGATCAGCAGGCCTAATACACCCCTCATTCTCCCCCCAAATGCAGGCACATTCATATCCTGACAGCTCACAGATGTGACTGACAGGACCGTATGTCCCCATGCAACCatgcagagaagagaagagaagagaagagaagagaagagaagagaagagtgaaGACATTGGTATTGGAAACATGCAGGCAGGCTTAATGTGGAACATAACTGTCCAGTGGTGGACATAACTCAGACCCACTTACGTCACTCGCTctaaaacaaatgtgacattttgatgtCCTCCTCTAATTCTGATATGATTTGGGGGCATTCTTGTGCTCATTCCCCTcagtcttcctcttctctctctgagcCTGTGCGTGAAGAGAGCGGCAGCTGAATTATGGATACATAAATGATTCTGGTGGCGTTTATAACAGTTTGTCACAGTAAATCTCACAATAGCATGGGCAACATTATGCACAATAACTCACTCTGGTTATATGACAGATTAGCAGATGGTGATGTTGTCGAGctggtgtgttggtgtgtgcatgtatgtgcatgtgtgtgtacctctgtTTGACGGGCAGGAGGAGAGTGAAACCGCAGGGCTGTTTATCAAACTCATAGGAAGTGGGTGTTGTTGAGCGAGGACGTGTCGCACCaccacatcctgctgctgggaaGCAGCTTCAGACGGGGCAGTGTTCACACAATGTACAGTAAACAGCAAACGCAAGCCAGGTGCCtttttttgtgtgcgtgtgtttttatgtgtggtATGTGGCCTCTTTATTCTTCCTCTCAGAAACTGTACACTGATTGTAAAGCTATCATAATCTGGGCAGTCTTTCAAAAGGGAGTGAAGATAAGTCCATTCAGGTGGTCCCTCaagatcttcttcttcttcttcttcttcttcttcttcttcttcttctgtttcagttttttttttaaatttacagctAATTTCCTCCTTGCATCACCCAGGCTAATACT harbors:
- the cdk7 gene encoding cyclin-dependent kinase 7 is translated as MALEVKSRSKRYEKLDFLGEGQFATVYKARDKTTDTIVAIKKIKVGHRTEAKDGINRTALREIKLLQELHHPNIIGLLDAFGHKSNISLVFDFMETDLEVIIKDTSLVLTPANIKAYILMTLQGLEYMHQHWVLHRDLKPNNLLLDGNGVLKLADFGLAKAFGSPNRVYTHQVVTRWYRSPELLFGARMYGVGVDMWAVGCILAELLLRIPFLAGDSDLDQLTKIFEALGTPTEETWPGVSSLPDYVAFKVFPGTPLEHIFSAAGDDLLELLQGLFTFNPLTRTTAAQALKMRYFSNRPGPTPGPQLPRPNCSVEALREKETGGLKRKIEGLDTTVMMKKKLIF